The following coding sequences are from one Seonamhaeicola sp. ML3 window:
- a CDS encoding isoaspartyl peptidase/L-asparaginase family protein: MKKSIRALCILLIITSCKNELKTEGRPLEKQTEKTDFAIVIHGGAGFMRRDNISKEKEEAYRNKLEEAIRVGYDILKDGGSSVDAVQKTINILEDSPLFNAGKGAVYTNEGSCEHDASIMDGKSLNAGASAGTKTVKNPINLARAVMEKSPHVMLAREGAESFAKTKGLQIVSPEYFLTENSAKALERAKSSEQNKTASYYDNRIQNSKFGTVGCVALDKNGNLAAGTSTGGMTNKRWGRIGDSPIIGAGTYANNKTCAVSCTGWGEYFMRGMVAYDISALMEYKHLSLEDAAKDVIQNKLPKLGDGKGNGGIIAVDHSGNMVMEFNTPGMFRATMNDKGELYIGVFGDLAFGLSFFKNSCVK, encoded by the coding sequence ATGAAAAAATCCATACGCGCTCTTTGTATTCTATTGATAATTACATCCTGTAAAAATGAATTAAAAACAGAGGGCAGACCCTTGGAAAAGCAAACTGAAAAAACCGATTTTGCTATCGTAATTCATGGCGGTGCAGGTTTTATGAGAAGAGATAACATCTCTAAAGAAAAAGAAGAAGCTTACCGAAACAAACTTGAAGAAGCTATTCGTGTTGGTTATGATATTCTAAAAGACGGTGGCTCTAGCGTAGACGCGGTACAAAAAACGATTAATATCCTCGAAGACTCTCCCCTTTTTAATGCTGGCAAAGGAGCTGTCTACACAAACGAAGGCAGCTGTGAACACGATGCCTCTATCATGGATGGCAAGAGCTTAAATGCTGGGGCATCGGCGGGAACCAAAACCGTTAAAAACCCGATTAATTTAGCACGTGCTGTTATGGAAAAATCACCTCACGTCATGCTGGCAAGGGAAGGCGCCGAAAGCTTTGCCAAAACAAAAGGTTTACAAATTGTTAGTCCCGAGTATTTTTTAACCGAAAATAGTGCTAAAGCGCTGGAACGTGCTAAATCTTCTGAGCAGAATAAAACGGCCTCTTATTACGACAACCGCATTCAAAATTCAAAATTTGGCACCGTTGGCTGCGTTGCACTGGATAAAAATGGCAACCTAGCCGCTGGCACCTCTACGGGTGGTATGACCAACAAACGCTGGGGACGCATTGGCGACTCTCCAATTATTGGCGCTGGAACCTATGCCAATAATAAAACATGTGCTGTTTCTTGTACAGGTTGGGGCGAATATTTTATGAGAGGGATGGTCGCTTACGATATTTCTGCTCTTATGGAATATAAACATTTGAGTCTAGAAGATGCGGCAAAAGATGTTATTCAAAATAAATTACCTAAGCTAGGTGACGGTAAAGGTAACGGTGGTATTATTGCTGTTGACCATTCTGGTAATATGGTTATGGAATTTAATACGCCTGGAATGTTTCGCGCTACCATGAATGACAAAGGCGAACTTTATATTGGCGTTTTTGGTGATTTGGCATTCGGACTCTCCTTTTTCAAGAATAGTTGTGTAAAGTAA
- a CDS encoding aldehyde dehydrogenase family protein: protein MKSIAVEFGIQDALNELGIKDLNAGTSTGIKNFGDGAPIESTSPVDGNRIASVTTTTKSDYETVMVSAISAFKTWRLLPAPQRGDIVRQFGDKLRKKKKALGKLVSYEMGKSYQEGLGEVQEMIDICDFAVGLSRQLHGFTMHSERPGHRMYEQYHPLGVVGIISAFNFPVAVWCWNTALAWVCGDVCVWKPSEKTPLCGVACQNIIAEVLQENDLPEGISCLINGDYKVGEFMTKDTRIPLVSATGSTRMGKIVAQEVAGRLGRSLLELGGNNAIIVTPGADIKMTVIGAVFGAVGTAGQRCTSTRRLIIHEAIYDKVKQAIVDAYKQLKIGNPLDENNHVGPLIDYDAVNMYNKTLEEVVKEGGNIIVEGKVFSGAGYESSCYVKPAIAEAEPNFKIVQHETFAPILYLLKYSGDVENAIDIQNNVAQGLSSAIMTNNLREAEQFLSHAGSDCGIANVNIGTSGAEIGGAFGGEKDTGGGRESGSDAWKIYMRRQTNTINYTTELPLAQGIKFDL, encoded by the coding sequence ATGAAATCGATAGCAGTTGAATTCGGTATTCAAGACGCTTTAAACGAATTAGGCATAAAAGATTTAAATGCAGGAACCTCTACAGGTATAAAAAACTTTGGAGATGGAGCCCCCATTGAGAGTACCTCTCCGGTTGATGGCAACCGAATAGCATCTGTAACGACAACTACAAAATCGGATTATGAAACCGTAATGGTGAGTGCGATTTCGGCCTTTAAGACATGGCGTTTATTGCCTGCGCCCCAACGTGGTGACATTGTACGTCAGTTTGGAGATAAACTAAGGAAAAAGAAAAAGGCACTGGGAAAATTGGTGTCTTACGAAATGGGGAAAAGCTACCAAGAGGGATTAGGTGAAGTTCAAGAAATGATTGATATCTGCGATTTTGCCGTTGGTCTATCGAGACAACTACATGGTTTTACAATGCACAGTGAAAGACCTGGTCACCGCATGTACGAGCAGTATCACCCGTTAGGAGTTGTGGGAATCATTTCTGCGTTTAATTTTCCGGTTGCGGTTTGGTGCTGGAACACCGCTTTGGCCTGGGTGTGTGGTGATGTGTGTGTATGGAAACCCAGTGAGAAAACCCCATTATGTGGTGTGGCTTGCCAAAATATCATTGCTGAAGTTTTGCAGGAGAACGATTTACCCGAAGGCATTTCGTGTTTAATAAATGGCGATTATAAGGTTGGTGAATTCATGACCAAAGATACTAGAATTCCATTGGTTTCTGCTACAGGATCTACTAGAATGGGGAAGATTGTAGCACAAGAAGTCGCAGGTAGATTAGGACGCTCGTTACTCGAACTTGGGGGGAACAATGCTATTATTGTAACACCTGGTGCCGATATTAAAATGACGGTTATTGGAGCTGTTTTTGGAGCTGTTGGCACCGCAGGACAGCGTTGTACAAGTACCCGCAGACTCATTATACACGAAGCTATTTATGACAAAGTAAAACAAGCTATTGTTGATGCATATAAGCAGTTAAAAATTGGTAACCCGCTAGATGAGAATAATCATGTGGGGCCTTTAATTGATTACGATGCAGTGAATATGTACAATAAAACTTTAGAAGAAGTTGTTAAAGAAGGCGGGAATATTATTGTTGAGGGTAAAGTGTTTTCAGGTGCAGGTTATGAAAGTAGTTGTTATGTAAAACCAGCTATTGCCGAAGCTGAGCCTAATTTTAAAATTGTACAGCATGAAACCTTTGCGCCTATTTTATACTTGTTGAAGTATTCTGGAGATGTTGAAAACGCTATAGATATTCAGAATAACGTGGCACAGGGCCTAAGTTCTGCAATCATGACCAATAACCTTCGCGAAGCCGAACAATTCTTATCTCATGCCGGAAGCGATTGTGGTATAGCTAATGTAAATATAGGAACTTCTGGAGCCGAAATAGGCGGTGCTTTTGGAGGCGAAAAGGATACCGGAGGCGGTAGGGAATCAGGTTCCGACGCCTGGAAAATTTATATGCGCAGACAAACCAATACCATTAATTACACCACAGAGTTACCTTTGGCACAAGGGATAAAGTTTGATTTATAG
- a CDS encoding SDR family NAD(P)-dependent oxidoreductase: MKKTALITGATSGIGYATAFEFAKHGINLILCGRRLERLQTIQKDLSKLTDIHILNFDVRDKEAAFSAIESLPEHFKTIDILINNAGNAHGLDPINKGSIDDWDAMMDINVKGLLYVSKAVIPGMTERQSGHIINIGSSAGKEVYPKGNVYCGSKHAVLAITEGMRIDLNPYGIKVGAVNPGLVETEFSQVRFKGDKIADTVYKGFKALQAEDVAEVIYFAVSRPPHVNIADVLMFCTAQANSTIVKKEIELL; encoded by the coding sequence ATGAAGAAAACAGCTTTAATAACAGGAGCAACTAGTGGTATTGGTTATGCTACAGCTTTCGAATTTGCAAAACATGGTATAAACTTGATTCTTTGTGGCCGACGATTGGAAAGATTACAAACCATACAGAAAGATTTAAGCAAGCTCACCGATATACACATACTTAACTTTGACGTAAGAGATAAAGAAGCTGCTTTTAGTGCTATTGAATCTCTACCAGAACATTTCAAAACTATTGATATATTGATTAACAATGCCGGTAATGCTCATGGCCTAGACCCCATTAACAAAGGCAGTATTGACGATTGGGATGCCATGATGGATATTAATGTTAAGGGCTTATTGTATGTAAGCAAAGCTGTAATTCCGGGAATGACAGAACGCCAATCTGGCCATATCATAAACATTGGGTCTTCTGCAGGAAAAGAAGTTTATCCTAAAGGTAATGTGTACTGTGGAAGTAAGCATGCTGTGTTGGCTATTACGGAAGGTATGCGTATTGATTTAAATCCCTATGGAATCAAAGTAGGTGCCGTAAACCCCGGGTTGGTAGAAACCGAGTTTTCTCAAGTACGATTTAAAGGCGATAAAATTGCCGATACTGTATATAAGGGTTTTAAAGCATTACAAGCAGAAGATGTGGCCGAAGTGATTTATTTTGCTGTATCCAGACCGCCTCATGTTAATATTGCCGATGTGCTCATGTTCTGTACCGCTCAAGCTAATAGTACTATTGTGAAAAAGGAAATCGAATTACTATAA
- a CDS encoding DUF1501 domain-containing protein: protein MDRRKFLKQSSLASSLFFVPSFVKAFENIAASRLGYKRLVIIQLSGGNDGLNTVIPFHNDIYYKERTSLSIPKSNVLKLTDEVGLHPSLAPLNRLYDQGLLTIINNVGYPNPNRSHFRSMDIWQTAVDSNEYSQSGWIGRYLDHYGEAPYSAIQIDESLSLAMKGETKNAIATQDPKSLYNLSRDPYFENLNKHNKDTHLSEHNLGYLYKSMIESHSSSKYIFETSKTVSAKREYPNNKFGKQLKTAARFINSHLDTKVYYASLNGFDTHVNQMPTQKRLLNQYAQSVETFVEDLKAGGTFNDTLILTFSEFGRRVKQNASSGTDHGTANNLFVIGNQLKKPGIYNKLANLDNLDDNGDLKFEIDFRTIYATVLSKWLEADDEKILNKSFKQLNFI from the coding sequence ATGGACAGAAGAAAATTTTTAAAACAATCGTCGTTAGCAAGTAGTTTGTTTTTCGTTCCAAGTTTTGTCAAGGCTTTCGAAAATATAGCTGCTAGTCGTTTAGGTTACAAGCGTTTGGTAATTATACAATTATCGGGAGGAAACGACGGATTAAATACCGTTATCCCATTTCATAATGATATTTATTACAAAGAAAGAACTTCGCTTAGCATCCCAAAAAGTAATGTTCTAAAGTTAACCGATGAGGTTGGTTTACACCCAAGTTTGGCACCTTTAAATAGGCTTTATGACCAAGGTTTGTTGACCATAATCAATAATGTGGGGTACCCTAACCCCAATCGTTCTCACTTTAGGTCAATGGATATATGGCAAACTGCGGTAGACTCCAACGAATATTCTCAAAGTGGTTGGATAGGTAGGTATCTAGACCATTATGGAGAAGCTCCCTATTCGGCTATACAAATCGATGAAAGTTTATCGTTAGCCATGAAAGGAGAAACTAAAAATGCTATTGCCACACAAGACCCAAAATCCTTGTACAATTTATCTAGAGATCCTTATTTTGAAAATCTTAATAAGCACAACAAAGACACACATCTCAGTGAACATAATTTAGGCTATCTCTATAAGTCTATGATTGAGTCGCACTCCTCTTCAAAATATATTTTTGAGACCAGTAAAACGGTTTCTGCAAAACGGGAATACCCAAATAATAAATTTGGCAAACAGTTAAAAACGGCAGCACGTTTTATTAATTCTCATCTCGATACCAAGGTATATTATGCTTCATTAAATGGTTTTGATACTCATGTTAACCAAATGCCAACCCAGAAACGACTATTGAACCAATATGCTCAAAGTGTAGAAACATTTGTTGAAGATTTAAAAGCTGGAGGCACTTTTAATGATACTTTGATATTAACTTTTTCTGAGTTTGGGCGTCGTGTAAAACAAAATGCAAGCTCAGGAACCGATCATGGTACTGCAAATAATCTTTTTGTTATTGGTAACCAATTAAAGAAGCCTGGTATTTATAACAAATTGGCAAATTTGGATAATCTGGATGATAATGGCGACTTAAAATTCGAAATAGATTTTAGGACTATTTACGCAACTGTTTTAAGCAAATGGTTGGAAGCAGATGACGAAAAGATTTTAAATAAATCATTCAAGCAGTTAAATTTTATTTAG
- a CDS encoding CAP domain-containing protein, with product MKTLHLKTYSILCFCFIILFGSSCSKDNEITESSETLTFVEEIFQLVNAHRKSIGKQELAFNVLANSLAVEHTLYMIDENDISHDDFNQRSDRLFAEENATKTGENVAFGQRTAQAVMDAWLNSPGHRRNIEGDFTHIGIAAIKNSSGTYYFTQLFLKKESPNAKSPKTPI from the coding sequence ATGAAAACACTTCACTTAAAAACCTACTCCATTTTATGTTTTTGCTTTATAATCCTTTTTGGTAGCTCGTGCTCGAAAGATAATGAGATTACAGAGTCTTCTGAAACACTAACTTTTGTAGAAGAAATATTCCAGTTAGTAAACGCACATAGAAAAAGTATTGGTAAACAAGAGCTGGCATTCAATGTCTTGGCGAATAGTTTGGCTGTAGAACATACCTTGTATATGATTGATGAAAATGATATTAGTCACGATGATTTCAACCAGCGTTCCGACAGATTATTTGCTGAAGAAAATGCCACAAAAACAGGAGAGAATGTTGCTTTTGGGCAACGTACTGCCCAAGCCGTTATGGATGCTTGGCTTAACAGTCCTGGTCACCGTAGAAATATTGAAGGCGATTTTACACACATTGGTATAGCCGCTATAAAGAATAGTTCGGGAACCTATTACTTTACACAACTATTCTTGAAAAAGGAGAGTCCGAATGCCAAATCACCAAAAACGCCAATATAA
- a CDS encoding ATP-binding protein — protein MINKRLLIKHLLAHNDENSFYDKKRKVDISHKEGKGKFLKHICALSNSNPKNNSYIVIGVQDEDNNIIGVDFFDDSKIQNLINAYLTNPPIVQYENIPFPHLPEDKVVGLVTIRPTGKITSLRKNIWKYYGGSVFFRDGSMSMPKVFDIEIKDVNSKIVAAIEKNAQNNIEHTLNGVFDFMNNRKDFNAQYKVFKEYFVLCWSGQKKQVKDEVFYSRVDIELINEQVRLFFSALDEVSIFFDNNSFKIIEYVNLGLQNTDKYYKLEETIIRFEDNANYNIDTKLLFEPPQFNKKVLHHIYNTNNILLEKLKKGLTLTKNEEVDLQNLPHTYLICYLNLFHEAIDKLKEAKPHLKQHSTEVYQYYKETMRILRKVKYS, from the coding sequence ATGATTAACAAACGCCTTCTTATTAAACACCTTTTAGCTCATAACGATGAGAACAGTTTTTATGATAAAAAACGTAAGGTCGATATAAGTCATAAAGAAGGCAAAGGCAAATTTTTGAAACACATTTGCGCACTTTCAAACAGTAACCCTAAGAACAATTCATATATCGTTATTGGGGTTCAAGATGAAGACAACAACATTATTGGTGTAGATTTTTTTGATGATAGTAAAATTCAAAATCTAATTAATGCTTATCTCACCAATCCGCCTATTGTGCAATACGAAAACATCCCTTTTCCGCATTTGCCTGAAGATAAAGTTGTTGGATTAGTAACCATTAGACCAACCGGAAAAATTACATCATTAAGAAAAAACATTTGGAAATATTATGGTGGCTCCGTCTTTTTTAGAGACGGCAGTATGAGTATGCCCAAAGTCTTTGATATTGAAATAAAAGACGTGAATTCTAAAATTGTTGCCGCCATTGAAAAAAATGCACAAAACAACATTGAGCATACCCTAAATGGCGTTTTTGATTTTATGAATAATCGTAAAGACTTTAACGCTCAATACAAAGTTTTTAAGGAATATTTTGTGCTTTGTTGGTCTGGACAAAAAAAGCAGGTTAAAGATGAAGTCTTCTATTCTCGCGTTGACATTGAATTAATAAACGAACAAGTACGTTTGTTCTTCTCTGCACTAGATGAAGTTTCTATTTTTTTTGATAACAATAGTTTTAAAATTATTGAATATGTAAATCTTGGTCTTCAAAATACCGATAAGTATTATAAACTAGAGGAAACCATAATAAGGTTTGAAGACAATGCCAATTATAATATTGATACCAAACTCTTGTTTGAGCCACCTCAATTCAACAAAAAGGTATTACACCACATCTACAACACCAATAATATCCTTTTGGAAAAATTAAAAAAGGGGCTAACGCTTACAAAAAATGAGGAGGTTGATTTACAAAACCTACCGCACACCTACTTAATCTGTTATCTTAACTTGTTTCATGAAGCCATTGATAAACTCAAAGAAGCAAAGCCACATTTGAAACAGCACAGTACCGAGGTATATCAATATTATAAGGAGACCATGCGCATTTTAAGAAAAGTAAAATATAGTTAA
- a CDS encoding DUF1800 family protein encodes MEKKHIQHLYRRLGFGILPDELSRLSSKKTKEVVNTLFNASKNTTPLTLDTSELKSLMGDSYITAKPNIQKIQKLSRSLTLKLNHAWIERLASPEELLREKMTLFWANHFVCEDNNFLYTQNYHNTLRRHALGNFKDFVVAISKEAAMTKYLNTKQNKKQKPNENFARELMELFTLGVGNYTEQDIKESAKAFTGYSHNMQGDFVFRGRIHDYGEKNFFGKTGNFDGEDIIDIILEQRRCAEYICEKLYKYFVNDNLNESHVSAMTDVFYKDYDIDKLMRFICTSAWFYDDQNMGTKIKSPIEFLVGIKTVVPVEFINKRQLINLQRLLGQVLLDPPNVAGWKGGRNWIDSNTVALRLKLPSLLLNSAYISNTKKGNEDSRLEQKKQFFKKNYGKRFNVENNWAYFTDKFSNVSIDDLKEHILACDLSLTAKHYLDSLEKISKQEYCIQLMSLPEYQMC; translated from the coding sequence ATGGAAAAAAAGCATATTCAGCATTTATACAGACGTCTGGGATTTGGAATATTACCAGACGAGTTAAGCAGGCTTAGTAGTAAAAAAACGAAGGAAGTTGTAAACACCCTTTTTAATGCGTCTAAAAACACAACGCCACTTACGCTTGATACTTCTGAGTTAAAAAGCTTAATGGGCGATTCTTACATAACGGCGAAGCCCAATATTCAGAAAATTCAAAAACTAAGCCGGTCATTAACTCTAAAATTAAACCACGCTTGGATAGAGAGACTTGCCAGTCCTGAAGAATTGTTAAGAGAAAAAATGACGCTGTTTTGGGCCAATCACTTTGTTTGTGAAGACAACAATTTTCTATACACACAGAATTATCACAATACGCTTAGGCGCCATGCTTTGGGTAATTTTAAAGATTTTGTTGTGGCGATTTCTAAGGAAGCGGCCATGACAAAGTATTTAAATACCAAGCAAAATAAAAAGCAAAAGCCCAACGAAAATTTTGCCAGAGAGCTCATGGAACTCTTTACCTTGGGTGTTGGTAATTACACTGAACAGGACATAAAAGAGAGTGCCAAAGCCTTTACAGGTTACAGCCATAACATGCAGGGAGATTTTGTTTTTAGGGGTAGAATTCACGACTATGGGGAAAAGAACTTTTTTGGTAAAACAGGTAATTTTGATGGTGAAGATATTATAGATATTATTTTAGAACAGAGACGATGTGCGGAGTATATCTGTGAAAAACTATACAAGTATTTTGTTAATGACAACCTTAATGAAAGTCATGTTAGTGCAATGACCGATGTGTTCTATAAAGATTATGATATCGACAAACTAATGCGTTTTATTTGTACTTCCGCTTGGTTTTATGACGACCAAAATATGGGAACAAAAATTAAATCGCCCATAGAGTTTCTGGTAGGTATTAAAACGGTTGTACCTGTAGAATTCATAAACAAAAGACAACTTATAAACTTGCAACGATTACTGGGACAAGTTTTATTGGATCCGCCCAATGTTGCCGGATGGAAAGGCGGGCGAAATTGGATAGATAGTAACACTGTGGCCTTGAGACTTAAACTTCCATCTTTACTTTTAAATAGTGCCTACATATCCAATACAAAAAAAGGTAATGAAGACTCTAGGTTAGAACAGAAGAAGCAATTTTTCAAGAAGAACTACGGAAAGCGATTTAACGTAGAAAACAATTGGGCCTATTTTACAGATAAGTTTAGCAACGTCTCCATTGATGATTTAAAGGAACATATATTAGCTTGTGATTTATCACTAACAGCAAAACACTATTTAGATTCCTTAGAAAAGATATCTAAACAAGAGTATTGTATTCAATTAATGTCGTTACCCGAATATCAAATGTGTTGA
- a CDS encoding MoxR family ATPase has product MEETGTIDIKTINEKIEKESAFVDLLMLEMNKVIVGQKGMVERLLIGLLGQGHILLEGVPGLAKTLAINTLSQAVDGSFSRIQFTPDLLPADVVGTLIYNIKENDFSIKKGPIFANFVLADEINRAPAKVQSALLEAMQEKQVTIGDETFILDKPFLVMATQNPVEQEGTYPLPEAQVDRFMLKTVIDYPKIDEEQLIIRANLKGAFEKVNPVVSIQQILTAQQAVREVYMDEKIEKYILDIIFATRYPEKYKLADLKPLISFGASPRGSINLATAAKCYAFIKRRGYVIPEDVRAVVYDVLRHRIGITYEAEAENVTSVDIINKIVNEIEVP; this is encoded by the coding sequence ATGGAAGAAACAGGTACAATTGATATTAAGACCATTAACGAGAAGATTGAAAAGGAAAGTGCTTTTGTTGATTTACTGATGCTGGAAATGAATAAAGTAATCGTTGGCCAAAAAGGTATGGTAGAACGTTTACTTATTGGCTTACTAGGACAAGGACACATATTACTAGAAGGTGTTCCTGGGCTTGCAAAAACATTAGCCATAAATACCTTGTCTCAAGCTGTAGATGGTAGTTTTAGTAGAATACAGTTTACACCAGATTTATTACCGGCCGATGTGGTTGGTACATTAATCTACAACATAAAAGAGAACGACTTCTCTATTAAGAAGGGTCCAATTTTTGCAAACTTTGTGTTAGCAGATGAGATTAACAGAGCACCTGCGAAAGTACAATCTGCTTTGTTAGAGGCTATGCAGGAGAAACAAGTAACTATTGGTGACGAAACGTTTATTTTAGATAAACCCTTTTTGGTTATGGCTACGCAAAACCCTGTTGAACAAGAAGGAACCTATCCGTTACCAGAAGCTCAGGTAGACCGTTTCATGTTGAAAACAGTTATTGATTATCCTAAAATTGATGAAGAGCAGCTTATTATTAGAGCTAACTTAAAAGGGGCATTTGAAAAGGTTAATCCAGTCGTTTCAATCCAACAGATTTTAACCGCTCAACAAGCAGTTAGAGAGGTTTATATGGATGAGAAAATTGAAAAATACATTTTGGATATCATTTTTGCCACTAGATATCCCGAAAAATATAAACTAGCCGATTTAAAACCATTAATCTCATTTGGAGCATCTCCCCGTGGAAGTATCAATTTGGCAACTGCAGCTAAGTGCTACGCCTTTATCAAGCGTCGCGGATACGTTATTCCAGAAGATGTTAGAGCAGTGGTTTATGATGTATTACGTCATAGAATTGGTATTACCTATGAAGCTGAAGCCGAAAATGTCACTTCAGTAGATATCATCAACAAAATAGTAAACGAAATAGAAGTACCATAG